Genomic segment of Dehalogenimonas alkenigignens:
TTCCAGTCACTTCAGTGAGGATAATACGCTTGGGAAAGCTCCCAGCCTGGGCCTGTTACTTGCCAGTTATCTGGTCCGGCTTCATGAAGGGCGGGCAGGCGTTGTTATTCAAGCTGGTATGAATAGCATGTATTGGTTTAGCGTTCCGGTTAATGGACCTCAGAGGAGGGCGGCATGATTAAAATCCTTATCATTGAAGATGATGCAGAAATCGTCGAATACCTGCGGCTGGCTTTTCAGGTCAACATACCGGAAGTTGAGTTTATTTCAGCCCGCCTCGGCGCGACAGGGTTACAAAAAGCCTCCGAAGAAATGCCGGATCTAGTCATTCTGGACCTGGGACTGCCGGACATCGATGGCTTCGAAGTGCTTAAAGCGTTACGTAAGTTTCAGCGTATGCTGATTGTTGTGCTTACCGCCCGCGGCGATGAGAGGGACATTGTAAAAGGGCTGGAACTGGGCGCCGATGACTATGTTGTCAAACCATTCCGTCAAATGGAACTGATCGCCAGAGTAAGAACGCTGTTGCGGCGCCAGCCCGGCATTCCTGAACGAGAGATTTTACATTGCGGTCGGCTGGTACTCGATACGGCCCGAAACGATGTCTCCATGCCTGACGGGCGCCAGGTTGAACTTACCCGAACAGAAAGCCTGATACTTGCTCGACTGATTCGGGACTGCGGCCGGGTCGTTGAACATTCCAGGCTGGCTGAGATAATCTGGGGGGAAGATTACCCCGGATCGGTAAACGCTCTCAGGGTGTACATCGGGCGGCTGCGCCGTAAACTTGAAGCTGATGCCGCTTCGCCGTCCCTCATCGTGTCTAAACCGGGCCATGGCTACTATATTCCAGCCGGGGGTTTGACGGGATAATTTCATCGTGTCGCCGAGCGTTTCTAACTTGACGTAAACGTAAAAATAAGTTACCCTTCATTAGGTTTTCGTTCCGTGGAGAACAAATGGACATTCCCTTCGGCCGCGCCGCCGTCGCTGAGATAGAAGAAATCCTGAAATGGCACCGTCCGCCGCCGCTGCGCATCGGCCAGCATACAGCACGCCTGCCGATCGTCCAGGGAGGAATGGCGGTCGGTATATCACTTTCGGGTTTAGCTTCTGCGGTTGCTAATGCCGGCGGTATTGGGGTGATTGCCGCGCCGGGTGTCGGCTTATTCGAGCCGGATTTTTTCCAGAACTTCTTCCAAGCCAATATCCGCGGATTACGCCGTGAAATTCAAAAGGCCCGGTCAAAAACCCGCGGCATCCTAGGTGTCAACATCATGGTGGCCTTGACCGATTTTGCCGATTTAGCCCGAGCAGCCATCGAAGAGGGCATAGACATCATTTTCGCTGGCGCCGGCCTGCCGCTTAAACTTCCGGAACTGCTTGGCGAAAACCGTCACACCAAGTTGGTCCCCATTGTGTCATCAGCTCGGGCTGCCCGTATTCTATGCAAGAAATGGCAGGACGATTTTAACTACACGCCCGATGCCTTCGTCGTCGAAGGCCCCATGGCTGGCGGGCACCTGGGTTTTAAAGCTGAAGAATTAGATTCGTCTGAGAACCGGCTGGAGAACCTGGTGCCGGAAGTCATAGCGGCGGTCCAGCCGTTTGCCCAGGCAGCCGGGAGGCCTATTCCGGTCATTGCCGGCGGCGGTATTTTTACCGGGGAAGATATCTACAATATGCTTCAAACCGGTGCCGCCGGTGTCCAGATGGCCACCCGTTTTGTGGCTACCGATGAATGCGACGCTTCACCGGCATTCAAGCAGGCTTACATTGAATCAAAAGAGGGCGACGCCGTCATTATTAAAAGCCCGGTTGGCATGCCGGGGCGCGCGCTTCGTAACGAGTTTATAGATAGCGTCAATGCTGGTGCCAAAAAGCCGTTTAAATGCCCTCAGCACTGCGTCAAGACCTGCAATTACCTTGAAAGTCCTTACTGTATTTTCGTCGCATTGCTAAATGCCCAGAGGGGGCACCTGTCTGGCGGTTTCGCTTTCTGTGGAGCTAACGTGCACCGGGTGAACGAAATTGTTCCGGTCAAGAAGCTTGTCGACACCCTTGTCAAAGAGTACAAGACCCGGGCTGTCCAGGCACTGATTGACGCTATGACCCGCTATATGAATGGGCTAATGGCTTCTCCGGCACTGGGTCGCGGTCTGGCTTGATGAAGGTCGCTGTCTACCAGATGGCCGATTCCGGGGACCCGGTTCAGAATATTGCCCGAGCATACCAGGCCATCGTTAATACAGATGCCGATTTTTTTGCTTTGCCGGAGTTTTTCACAATTCCCGGCGGTGACTTTCGCCGGCCTTATACCCTCCAGACTTGCCTTGAAGAAACCGCCTTGCCTGCCCTGGAGATGTTCCGTCAGGCCAGCCGGCAGTTCCGAGGTTATATTATCGGCGGCAGCATCGTCGAACGCGATGCTGACTGCTATTACAACACCTGTTATGTATTTAAAGAAGGGGAAGAAATAACCAGGTACCGCAAGATCAACATAACCCACGAAGAAGTCGAGCTGAATATCTGTCGCGGTACGCAACCGGTGACTTTCGAGACGGAATTCGGTAAAGTCGGCTTGATGATCTGCGCTGACTGTATTTCGTGGGAAGTGGTCGAGGCTACCTGCGCCGGCGCCAAGCTGGTTTTTTTGCCGGTATCTTTAACCGATCCTAACCATCCCCCTTTTACCGGCCATCCGGTATCGGATATTATTGCCAGAAAATATGGCTCAACTGTGATTAAAATAACCCGGGTCGGCACCTTTGGCGGCAAGACGCTTTCATCCAGGAGTGCTATTACCACCCCGAGGGGCACCTATTGGGAGGCCCCGGACGCCCGGGAGCATTTCGAAGTCATTGAAATCTCGGAAACAGCCGCTTAGAACGCCACGACCTCATCAATCGAGGCGGCGTCACAGAACAGCATCACCAGGCGGTCAATTCCCAATGCCCCTCCCGCCGCCTCCGGCAGGCTTTTCAATGACTCCAGAAACTCCTCGGGCAACGCCGCTGACCGGTTCTGTTTCTCTGCGCTTTTGATCTCGATCTCGAATCTTTTACGCTGCTCCCCCGGGTCGGTAAGCTCGGAAAAAATGTTAGCTATCTCCAGCCCGCCGATGAAGATTTCGGTACGTTCTGCCAGTGACGGATCCTCAGGTTTAAGGCGGGCCAGCGAGGCCATTCCGGCAGGGAAATCATAAAGGATTAACGGCCGCTCACGGCTCAAGCCAGCCACGCCTGTTGCCAGGTCCAAGTCAAACCGCTCCAGGTCGTCGACTGTGATCGGGTTCCAGCCGCAGGCCGACATATATGCCTCGGCGACGGACAGCCGCCGCCAGGGTGGCGAAAGGTCAATGGACATGCCCTGGTAGTTTATCCGGCTTGAATTTCGAGTCGCTTCAGACAGACCGATGACCAGGGCTTCGGTCTCGGCGGCCAGCTGGAGATAGTTTCCCCCGACGCGGTAATACTCCAGCAGGGTGAATTCTTCTCGGTGTTGGCGTCCCTTTTCATTTTTTCTGAAGCTGTGACAGATTTGATATATATCTCCGCTGCCGGCTGCCAGCAGTTGCTTCATATAAAGTTCCGGAGAGGGCAGCAGCCTGCCGCGCGTAGTTTCAATTGGCTCGATGCAGGCTTCAGGAATAGGGCATTCCGCCAGCGCCGGAGTTTCAATTTCAAGATAGCCGCGTGAATATAAAAAACTCCGGGTGAGACGCAGTATCTCAGCCCGGAGTTTCAGATTGTCGAATTTTTCGGAAAGTCGCCAGATGTCCATCGGCTCTAGCCGACGCGCTCCACGTACGCCCCGGTGATGGTGCTGATCCGCACCGTATCGCCTTCTTTGATGAAGGCCGGCACGCCGATTTCCAGGCCGGTTTCCAATCTGGCCAACTTTTGCTGGGCGGTTACCGTGGCGCCTTTCATCGCCGATTCTGTTTCGATGATTTTAAGTTCAACCGCTTTGGGCAGGATAAGGTCAATGGGGCGGTCCTCCCACATCATAACCTGCACCCCCAGCGAATCCTTCAGGTAGAGCTTCTTGTCGCCGACGTTCTCCTCGTTCATGATGTGCTGCTCGAAAGATTCGGTATCCATGAAATGGTAATGGCCGTGCTCTTCGTAAAGGTATTGCATGTCCCGGACGGTAATGGTAGCCTCGTCGAACTTATCTCCTGAATGATAGGTAGGTTCGGAAAGGATTCCGTTCAGCAGGTTGCGCAGCTTTAAGTGATAAATCGCCCGGCCTTTGCCCGGCTTGACGAAATCCACGCTTTCGACGTTAAAGGGCACCCCATCAATAAGCAGTTTTTTATTCTTTGAGACTTCAGAGACTTCCACAGGTTTTCGGATATTCCTCCGTTAAACTATATATTACAAACCAAGTGAACATTATAGGCGCTTCAAATAGGCGGCGCAAATACTATTCCGACCCTGAATTCCGTGACTCAAAAGCCCAAGAGTGTTAAAATGCCGGGATGAAAATCGTCAGATTTGCTGCTCCTGATTGCCCAGAACGGTATGGTGTGCTCGAAGGCGATATCATCAAAGCCCTGGCCGGCACTCCGTTCAAAACTATGGATTACTCCGGCGAAACCCTCCCCCTGGCCTCGGTCAAACTTCTGGCGCCTTGCGCCCCTTCAAAGATAGTTTGCTTGGGGGTTAACTATCACGGGCATGCCCGCGAGATGGGTCATAATATTCCTAATGTGCCATTGATCTTCTTGAAACCTTCGACCGCTGTCATTGGTACCGGGGCTGATATTGTCTATCCGCCATCGTCTTCAAGGGTAGACTACGAGGCGGAGCTGGCGGTGGTTATCAGGAAATCCGGCTGGCGCATTTCCCAGAAAGCCGCCCGTGACCACGTGCTTGGTTATACCTGTTTCAACGATGTCACCGCCCGGGACTTGCAAAGAATAGACGGCCAGTGGACCCGGGCGAAAAGCTTCGATACCTTTGCCGCTGTCGGCCCGTGGGTCGAAACCGATGTCGATCCCTCCAGGTTGGAAGTGGAGACTTTTCTAAATGGTGAGCGCAAGCAGCACGGCAGCACCTCGGATTTGATCTATCACATCGATTTTCTGATCCACTTCATCTCCCATGTGATGACCCTGCTGCCAGGAGACGTCATCGCCACCGGCACTCCATCGGGCATCGGCCCTATGAAAATCGGTGATACCGTTGAAGTGCGCATCGAAGGAATCGGTACTCTGCGGAACAAAGTCGTCAGGCAGGATTAAGCATACCGTCCGGTCTAAATGGTTGAACACGTCTGTTTATGATTAATTCTTAAAGAAATCCCTGACATCAGCTCTCGTCAGGTACACGATCTGCAGCACCCCGATAACGGTTCCGATAGGGAAAAACAGCAGGCTGATGACCCCGTGTGCCAGGCTGGTAACCCGCCCGAAATCACGGTTGGCCAGTAAGCCCGCCGCTCCCGTAACGGAGACAATCAGATACGCCAGCAGTGTCAGAGCCCCAACCGCCAGCCCGAAATAAAAAAATGGACCGGAAAAATTGAATTCGAGATCCTGGAGGAACAGCGCCTCAACCTGAAAACCGATCATCACCAGCACAGCAAGACCAATGAGTGTGAAAAAAGCGGTCACCAGTTCCCACACAGCGATAAGCACTAGCAGATCTGGTTTTTTCATTATGATCCTTCAATACGCTATTTTCATTCTATTTACGCAGCGGTCTGCCGTCAAGACAACAGGCTTTCCTCCGGCTTTAGAATGCCTTGACACTACTTTCCGGCCTTGTTAAACTTGGCTGTTGTCCTCTTATTTTGACCCCGCATCGGCGCTCGCGTCCCGGAGGGATTGTTGATCCAAACTGAACCGCTTAGCCAACGCTGCAGGCTGGAAAAAGGGCTGGTGTCCATCTTCACCGGCCACGGCAAGGGTAAGACCTCCGCCGCCATCGGCATCGCCGTCAGGGCGGCAGGGCACGGACTCAGGGTATATATGGTCTTCATGATGAAAGCCAACGAGTTTTTTGAGCACGGCGAATTTACCGTATTGAAAAGCCTGCCCAATGTCCACGTGGAAGCATTCGGCTACCGCGGCTGGTCAAGAAAAGGCAATATAACCCCGGCGCACAAGGCTGAGGCTGAAAAGGCGCTTGAAGACGCGGCAACAGCCATGTCCAGCGGCGAATACGACGTTATCGTTCTGGATGAGATCAACCACGCCGTCTCCGGAGGTTTAATTGACCTTGAAAAGGTCATCGGTATGATTGATAAAAAGCCGGAGTGTGTCGAACTAATTCTCACCGGCAGAAACGCCGATCCCCGGCTGGTCGCCATGGCCGACCTGGTTTCAGAGATACTTATGATTAAACATCCGTTTAACGAGGGCATCCGCGCTCGTAAAGGTATTGATTATTAAATTCAGAAGGAGTTATTTATGAAAATCACCCTGAGCGTCATTAAAGCCGATATCGGCGGTTTCGTCGGACATTCAGATTCCCATCCGGAATGTCTTTGCGAGGCTGACAACAAGCTGGCTAAAGCTAAGCAAAACGACCTGATAATAGATTACCATGTCACCAAATGCGGCGACGACCTGCAGCTGATCATGACCCACCAGAAGGGTGAGAACAACACCGACATCCACGAGATGGCCTGGAATACCTTTGTCTCCTGCACCGAAGTGGCTAAAAGACTGAAGCTCTATGGCGCCGGCCAGGACCTGCTGGCCGATGCTTTCTCCGGCAATATCAAGGGTATGGGACCCGGTGCCGCGGAGATGGAATTTGAAGAACGCATTTCAGAGCCGGTCGTCATCTTCATGGCCGATAAGACCTCGTCCGGTGCCTGGAATATGCCTCTGTACAAGATGTTCGCCGATCCCTTCAACACCATCGGTCTGGTTATCGCCGAGAATATGCATCAGGGTTTTAAGTTCGAGGTGCATGACGTCAAAGATTCAAAGAAGATCATTTTCTCCACCCCGGAGGAGATCTATGACATGCTGGTTTTCATTGGCGCTCCCAACCGGTACCCAGTTAAAGCGGTCTACACCAGGAACGGCGAGATCGCTGCCTCCTCATCCACCCAGAAGTTGGCTTTCATAGCCGGTCGCTACGTCGGCAAGGATGATCCGGTGTGCATCGTTCGCTGCCAGGGTGCCTTCCCGGCCGTCGGTGAGGTGCTGGAACCGTTTGCCACGCCGTATCTTGTCGAGGGCTGGATGCGCGGTTCCCACTGGGGACCGATTATGCCTACCGGCGTCGCCGACAGCCTGCCGACCCGCTTCGACGGCCCGCCGCGGGTTATCGCTCAGGGTTTCCAGCTGTCGCAAGGCAAGCTTGTTGGACCGAGGGATTTCTTCGCTGATGTATCTTATGATCAAGCCCGGGAGATGGCTAACAAGATGGCTTACATGATGCGCCAGCACGGTCCCTTCGAACCGCATCGCCTGCCGCTGGACGAGATGGAATACACCACCATGCCGCAGGTTTCCCGAAAACTGGCCGAACGTTTCAAGCCGCTCTAATAGTGCGATGGATATGATAAGCAGGGACACGGCCGCACGCCGTGTCCCTGCTTATTTCTGCTGGTATTGAAAGAGAGCAATGTGAGTGACTATGGCTGAACTGTTGCTCGCGACCAACAACCAGGGTAAGATCCGGGAGTACCGGGAACTACTATCTGGTTGCGGGTTTGAACTGGTCACTCCCGCCGGGAGAGGCATCGATATCGCAATTGCCGAGACCGGCGACACTTTCGCCGAGAATGCGGCCATCAAAGCTCGGGCATTCGCTGCCGCCTCCGGACTGGTGACTCTGGCCGATGATTCCGGCCTGGAGGTTGATGCCCTTTGCGGCGCGCCGGGGGTACGCTCAGCCCGTTATGCCGGCGAGGGCGCTTCGGACATCGAACGGAATGCCCTTCTGCTTGAAAACCTGCGGCACGTACCGTTGCCGCTGCGGACCGCCCGGTTCCGCTGTGTTATTGCTATCGCTGAACCATCTGGCGGCATGCACCTTGCTGACGGCGTCATTGAAGGCCTGATTGCTGTTACGCCGCGGGGAACTTCTGGTTTCGGTTATGATCCGATCTTTTATTTGCCTGAGCGCCATCTGACAATCGCAGAGTTGGAGCCAGTTGAAAAAAATCGGATCAGCCACCGCGCCGCCGCCGCGGCGAAGGCCTGTGCCATACTCCGCTGCTTATTCCCAGAGAGTAATAAAGTTAGTTAGAATACCAGAATGGATTGTATTGACCAGGTCTTAGCCTGGACTTGATTTAGTGGTACTAGTTCCGTTAAGATTAACATCACTCCTGCAGGTTTGATCAATCCCGCCCAACCGACATTGAAAGCGAGTGCCGGTATTTTTTTATGAAAGCCCTGATTCTCGTAGGCGGCCTCGGCACCCGGCTGAGGCCTTTGACAATCAACACCCCCAAAGCGATGTTACCGGTACTGAACCGTCCCTTCATGGCGCATGTTGTTGAAAATCTGACGCAGCATGGCATCACTGAAATCATATTCACCCGCGGTCATTTAGCCGGGCAGATGGAATCGTATTTCAATGAGAGTTATTCTTCCGGCATAGAATTCGCTTTTGTTGATGAGGCGCAACCACTGGGAACCGCCGGTGGCATTAAGAATTGCCAGTCTTATCTTGGTAACGAAGCATTCTTTGTCCTGAACGGTGACGTTTACGCCAATATTGATCTCACATCAATGCTGCGTTTTCATAAAGAGAAGGGTGCCTTGGCCACTATCGCCCTGACGCCGGTGGCTAATCCTTCCGCATTCGGGCTGGTAGAGACTGAAACAGACGGCCGTATCCGGCGTTTCGTGGAAAAGCCGCTGCCTGAAGAAGTCACCACCGATATGATCAACGCTGGTTGTTACATCCTCGAACCAGAAGTGCTCGAGTTCATCAAGCCTGCGACCAACGTCAGTATCGAAAAAGAGACCTTCCAATTATTCCTCAAAGACAAGCAGCCGTTTTTCGGCTGGAGCGACCGGACTTCTTATTGGATCGACATAGGTTCCTGCGATAAATATATCCAATTGGTTGCGGATATGCTGTCCGGGCGCTGCACCTGTTCCACCGCGCCGCCGCCCGGGGTACACCTCGGCGAAGGTACGGTGGTTGAACCTTCCGCCCGCATTGAGGGTCATGTTGTTATTGGGCGTCACTGCCGCATCGGTGCCGGGGCAGAAATCACCGGGCCGGCGGTCATCGGGGATAACTGCCTGACTGGAGACGGGGCTGTTATTTCAGCTTCTATCCTCTGGGACGGCTGCCAGGTGGCCGGCGGGTCGAGCGTCCTTGACTCTGTGGTAGCCGAAAAATGCTGTTTATCGCCGGGAAGCCGTGTATCAGGTTCCATCCTGGCAGATGGAGTGTACGTTCCCTCAGGAGCGTTCCTGGGAAATTGCCGGATTTGGCCGGGTACTATCATCACGAATTAATAGAAAGGAAGGAAGAAATGACTCAAGCCGATTCTCGTGTCGCCCATTTACCCACCACCAGCTATTACTGCCCGTCCGGGAAATATGATGAACTCTGGCGCCGCGCCGATGAAGACCCAGAAGGGTTCTGGGCGGAGCAGGCGCTGGAACTGGACTGGTTCAAGCGCTGGGACAAGGTCCTGGACTGGAAAGCGCCCTATGCCCGCTGGTTTGTCGGCGGCAAGCTCAACCTGTCAGTGCAATGCCTTGATCGGCACATGAAGACCGACGTCCGCAACAAAGTCGCCTTCTACTGGGAGGGCGAGTTGGGTGATTCTCAGGTGCTGACCTACGGCGAAATGTACCGCCAGGTCAACAATACCGCCGGCGCCCTCAAGAGGCTGGGCGTCAAGCGAGGCGACCGTGTAGCCATATATTTGCCGATGATACCGGCATTGCCGGTGGTCATGCTGGCCTGCGCCCGCATCGGCGCGCCGTTTACCGTCGTCTTTTCAGCCTTTTCCGGACAGGCGCTGGCCGACCGGGTTGAGGATACCGGTGCCAAAGTAATCGTCACCGCTTCCGGCATGCACCGCCGCGGCAAGATCCTGCCGCTGAAGGAAAATGCCGTCGAAGCTGCGGCCAGGTGCGCCTGTGTTGAAAAAATCGTCGTCGTCAAGCATACCCACCATCAGGTAGAAATGGATCCCAACCGTGATGTCTGGCTGTCGGATATCCTTTCCGGCTGCGACGAATATGTCGCCCCGGAAGACATGGATTCCAACGACCCGCTCTTCATCCTTTATACCTCAGGCTCGACGGGCAAGCCAAAGGGCATCCTGCACGGTACCGGAGGGTACTCGCTGTGGATCGCAAAGACCATGCAGTGGGCTTTCGATACCGATGCCCAGACCGTCTGGTGGTGCACCGCGGACGTCGGCTGGATTACCGGCCACTCTTATGTCGTTTTTGCCCCGATGATCCTCGGCTTAACCTCTGTTATGTATGAAGGCGCCCCGGACTACCCTGCGCTGGATCGATGGTGGGCCATCATCGCCAAATACGGCGTTACCGCCTTCTACACATCGCCCACCGCCATCCGGATGTTCATGCGCCATGGCGAGGAATGGCTGTCCAGGCACGATCTTTCCTGTTTGAAGATACTTGGTTCGGTCGGAGAACCGATCAATCCGGAAGCCTGGCTGTGGTATTACCGAAATGTCGGCAAGGAGCGAATCGGCATCTCCGACACGTGGTGGCAGACAGAAACCGGCGGTTTCATGATTTCACCCACGCCCGGCATTCAAATGCACGCCTTAAAGCCGGGTTCAGCCACCAAACCCATGCCCGGTGTGGTGCCGGCGGTGGTTGACGCCGATGGCAAGGAACTGCCTAACGGGGAGACCGGGTTCATCGTCATCAAGAAACCCTGGCCTGGGATGCTGCTGGACATTTACCGCAATCCGGATCTGTACCATAAGACCTACTGGTCGCGCTTCCCCGGCTATTATCTGCCGGGTGACTACTGCATGAAGGACCAGGATAACTTCTTGTGGCTGCTGGGCCGCGCCGACGAAGTCATAAAAGTGGCTGGCCACCGTATATCCACCGCCGAGCTTGAATCGGCCATTGTCGGTCATTCTGCTGTGGCTGAAGCCGCCGCCACCTCCCGACCGGATGAGATCAAAGGCGAGGCCATCATCCTGTTCGTCACCCTGCGTAAGGGTACGCCGCCTTCTGTGGAAATCAAGAACGAACTTACCCGGCATCTCCGGGCCACCATCGGCACCCTGGCCACTCCCGAAGAGATTTTCTTCGTGAACCTTTTACCCAAAACCCGCTCCGGTAAGATCATGCGCCGTCTGCTGAAAGCTGTGGCTACCGGCGCCGCCGTCGGCGATACCACCACTCTTGACGACGGGGCTTCGGTGGATGAAGCAAAAGCCGCATTCGCGGAGTTAACTGAAAGTTCTCACCATTACAAGTCAGCTGAAAAGAAACCTGAGACGAAGCCGCTGCCTTAAACCTTTTTCTGGGCTGAAATAACAGGAGGGCGGGTTGGAAAACCCGCCCTCCTGTTTACATAATCCGGTTAGCATGCCCGTCAGGGGGAGTGGATGAGCCGCTCCTGCGCTGTTCTTTTCGGCTGGCGTGACATCAGGTATAACTTGAGATCTGAACCCGGCATC
This window contains:
- a CDS encoding NAD(P)H-dependent flavin oxidoreductase — protein: MDIPFGRAAVAEIEEILKWHRPPPLRIGQHTARLPIVQGGMAVGISLSGLASAVANAGGIGVIAAPGVGLFEPDFFQNFFQANIRGLRREIQKARSKTRGILGVNIMVALTDFADLARAAIEEGIDIIFAGAGLPLKLPELLGENRHTKLVPIVSSARAARILCKKWQDDFNYTPDAFVVEGPMAGGHLGFKAEELDSSENRLENLVPEVIAAVQPFAQAAGRPIPVIAGGGIFTGEDIYNMLQTGAAGVQMATRFVATDECDASPAFKQAYIESKEGDAVIIKSPVGMPGRALRNEFIDSVNAGAKKPFKCPQHCVKTCNYLESPYCIFVALLNAQRGHLSGGFAFCGANVHRVNEIVPVKKLVDTLVKEYKTRAVQALIDAMTRYMNGLMASPALGRGLA
- the fbp gene encoding fructose-1,6-bisphosphate aldolase/phosphatase, with the protein product MKITLSVIKADIGGFVGHSDSHPECLCEADNKLAKAKQNDLIIDYHVTKCGDDLQLIMTHQKGENNTDIHEMAWNTFVSCTEVAKRLKLYGAGQDLLADAFSGNIKGMGPGAAEMEFEERISEPVVIFMADKTSSGAWNMPLYKMFADPFNTIGLVIAENMHQGFKFEVHDVKDSKKIIFSTPEEIYDMLVFIGAPNRYPVKAVYTRNGEIAASSSTQKLAFIAGRYVGKDDPVCIVRCQGAFPAVGEVLEPFATPYLVEGWMRGSHWGPIMPTGVADSLPTRFDGPPRVIAQGFQLSQGKLVGPRDFFADVSYDQAREMANKMAYMMRQHGPFEPHRLPLDEMEYTTMPQVSRKLAERFKPL
- a CDS encoding cob(I)yrinic acid a,c-diamide adenosyltransferase; the protein is MIQTEPLSQRCRLEKGLVSIFTGHGKGKTSAAIGIAVRAAGHGLRVYMVFMMKANEFFEHGEFTVLKSLPNVHVEAFGYRGWSRKGNITPAHKAEAEKALEDAATAMSSGEYDVIVLDEINHAVSGGLIDLEKVIGMIDKKPECVELILTGRNADPRLVAMADLVSEILMIKHPFNEGIRARKGIDY
- the rdgB gene encoding RdgB/HAM1 family non-canonical purine NTP pyrophosphatase produces the protein MAELLLATNNQGKIREYRELLSGCGFELVTPAGRGIDIAIAETGDTFAENAAIKARAFAAASGLVTLADDSGLEVDALCGAPGVRSARYAGEGASDIERNALLLENLRHVPLPLRTARFRCVIAIAEPSGGMHLADGVIEGLIAVTPRGTSGFGYDPIFYLPERHLTIAELEPVEKNRISHRAAAAAKACAILRCLFPESNKVS
- a CDS encoding fumarylacetoacetate hydrolase family protein gives rise to the protein MKIVRFAAPDCPERYGVLEGDIIKALAGTPFKTMDYSGETLPLASVKLLAPCAPSKIVCLGVNYHGHAREMGHNIPNVPLIFLKPSTAVIGTGADIVYPPSSSRVDYEAELAVVIRKSGWRISQKAARDHVLGYTCFNDVTARDLQRIDGQWTRAKSFDTFAAVGPWVETDVDPSRLEVETFLNGERKQHGSTSDLIYHIDFLIHFISHVMTLLPGDVIATGTPSGIGPMKIGDTVEVRIEGIGTLRNKVVRQD
- a CDS encoding sugar phosphate nucleotidyltransferase, coding for MKALILVGGLGTRLRPLTINTPKAMLPVLNRPFMAHVVENLTQHGITEIIFTRGHLAGQMESYFNESYSSGIEFAFVDEAQPLGTAGGIKNCQSYLGNEAFFVLNGDVYANIDLTSMLRFHKEKGALATIALTPVANPSAFGLVETETDGRIRRFVEKPLPEEVTTDMINAGCYILEPEVLEFIKPATNVSIEKETFQLFLKDKQPFFGWSDRTSYWIDIGSCDKYIQLVADMLSGRCTCSTAPPPGVHLGEGTVVEPSARIEGHVVIGRHCRIGAGAEITGPAVIGDNCLTGDGAVISASILWDGCQVAGGSSVLDSVVAEKCCLSPGSRVSGSILADGVYVPSGAFLGNCRIWPGTIITN
- a CDS encoding amino acid--tRNA ligase-related protein, with amino-acid sequence MDIWRLSEKFDNLKLRAEILRLTRSFLYSRGYLEIETPALAECPIPEACIEPIETTRGRLLPSPELYMKQLLAAGSGDIYQICHSFRKNEKGRQHREEFTLLEYYRVGGNYLQLAAETEALVIGLSEATRNSSRINYQGMSIDLSPPWRRLSVAEAYMSACGWNPITVDDLERFDLDLATGVAGLSRERPLILYDFPAGMASLARLKPEDPSLAERTEIFIGGLEIANIFSELTDPGEQRKRFEIEIKSAEKQNRSAALPEEFLESLKSLPEAAGGALGIDRLVMLFCDAASIDEVVAF
- a CDS encoding response regulator transcription factor — protein: MIKILIIEDDAEIVEYLRLAFQVNIPEVEFISARLGATGLQKASEEMPDLVILDLGLPDIDGFEVLKALRKFQRMLIVVLTARGDERDIVKGLELGADDYVVKPFRQMELIARVRTLLRRQPGIPEREILHCGRLVLDTARNDVSMPDGRQVELTRTESLILARLIRDCGRVVEHSRLAEIIWGEDYPGSVNALRVYIGRLRRKLEADAASPSLIVSKPGHGYYIPAGGLTG
- the efp gene encoding elongation factor P, translated to MEVSEVSKNKKLLIDGVPFNVESVDFVKPGKGRAIYHLKLRNLLNGILSEPTYHSGDKFDEATITVRDMQYLYEEHGHYHFMDTESFEQHIMNEENVGDKKLYLKDSLGVQVMMWEDRPIDLILPKAVELKIIETESAMKGATVTAQQKLARLETGLEIGVPAFIKEGDTVRISTITGAYVERVG
- a CDS encoding carbon-nitrogen hydrolase family protein; protein product: MKVAVYQMADSGDPVQNIARAYQAIVNTDADFFALPEFFTIPGGDFRRPYTLQTCLEETALPALEMFRQASRQFRGYIIGGSIVERDADCYYNTCYVFKEGEEITRYRKINITHEEVELNICRGTQPVTFETEFGKVGLMICADCISWEVVEATCAGAKLVFLPVSLTDPNHPPFTGHPVSDIIARKYGSTVIKITRVGTFGGKTLSSRSAITTPRGTYWEAPDAREHFEVIEISETAA
- the acs gene encoding acetate--CoA ligase, which gives rise to MTQADSRVAHLPTTSYYCPSGKYDELWRRADEDPEGFWAEQALELDWFKRWDKVLDWKAPYARWFVGGKLNLSVQCLDRHMKTDVRNKVAFYWEGELGDSQVLTYGEMYRQVNNTAGALKRLGVKRGDRVAIYLPMIPALPVVMLACARIGAPFTVVFSAFSGQALADRVEDTGAKVIVTASGMHRRGKILPLKENAVEAAARCACVEKIVVVKHTHHQVEMDPNRDVWLSDILSGCDEYVAPEDMDSNDPLFILYTSGSTGKPKGILHGTGGYSLWIAKTMQWAFDTDAQTVWWCTADVGWITGHSYVVFAPMILGLTSVMYEGAPDYPALDRWWAIIAKYGVTAFYTSPTAIRMFMRHGEEWLSRHDLSCLKILGSVGEPINPEAWLWYYRNVGKERIGISDTWWQTETGGFMISPTPGIQMHALKPGSATKPMPGVVPAVVDADGKELPNGETGFIVIKKPWPGMLLDIYRNPDLYHKTYWSRFPGYYLPGDYCMKDQDNFLWLLGRADEVIKVAGHRISTAELESAIVGHSAVAEAAATSRPDEIKGEAIILFVTLRKGTPPSVEIKNELTRHLRATIGTLATPEEIFFVNLLPKTRSGKIMRRLLKAVATGAAVGDTTTLDDGASVDEAKAAFAELTESSHHYKSAEKKPETKPLP